The sequence below is a genomic window from Longimicrobiaceae bacterium.
CACGGCCACGTGCTGGCGACCTGGCACAAAGCGGGCGACGCAGAGATCCGCGCCGCCATCGACAGCTCGCTCGCCGCGCAGCGCGACTGGGCGCGCTGGCCGTGGGAGGAGCGCGCCGCCGTGCTGCTGCGGGCGGCCGAGCTGCTGGCCACCCGCTGGCGCCCGATCATGAACGCGGCCACCATGCTGGGCCAGAGCAAGACCGCGCACCAGGCCGAGATCGACGCCGCGTGCGAGATGATCGACTTCTTCCGCTTCAACGCGCACTTCGCCCAGCAGCTCTACTCCGAGCAGCCCATCTCGTCGCCGGGCGTGTGGAACCGCAGCGACCACCGGCCGCTGGAGGGCTTCGTCTACGCCGTCACGCCGTTCAACTTCACCTCCATAGCCGGCAACCTGCCCACGGCGCCCGCGCTGCTGGGCAACGTGGCGATCTGGAAGCCGGCGGCCACGGCGGTGTACAGCGGCTGGCACATCATGAAGCTGCTGGAGGAGGCGGGGCTGCCGCCGGGCGTGATCAACTTCGTGCCGGGCGACCCGGGCCGCATCAGCGAGCTGCTGCTGAACAGCCGCGACCTGGCGGGCGTGCACTTCACCGGCAGCACCGCGGTCTTCCAGTCGATCTGGAAGACGGTGGGCAACCGCATCGACACCTACCGCTCGTACCCGCGGCTGGTGGGCGAGACGGGCGGCAAGGACTTCATCGTCGCGCACGCGAGCGCGGATGCGGAGGCGCTGGCGACGGCCATCGTGCGCGGCGGCTACGAGTACCAGGGCCAGAAGTGCAGCGCCGCCTCGCGCATCTACGTGCCGGACTCCATCTGGCCGCGCGTGAAGGAGCTGACGCTGGGGATGATGGAGAAGATCAAGGTGGGCGACCCGGCAGACTTCCGGAACTTCATGGGCGCCGTGATCGACCGGAAGGCGTACGACAAGATCACGGGCTACATCAAGCACGCCGAGAAGGCGGACGGCGTGGAGATCATCGCCGGCGGCAAGTACGACGACAGCAAGGGCTACTTCATCGACCCCACGCTGGTGCAGGCGCAGGACTCGGCATACCAGCTCATGTGCGAGGAGGTGTTCGGCCCCGTCGTGTCGCTGCACGTGTACCCCGAGGCGAAGTGGGCCGAGACGCTGCGCATCGTGGACGAGACCACGCCGTACTCGCTGACCGGCGCCGTCTTCGCCAACGACCGCGCGGCGGTCGCGGAGGCGGACCGGGAGCTGCGCAATGCCGCCGGCAACTTCTACATCAACGACAAGCCCACGGGCGCGGTGGTGGGCCAGCAGCCGTTCGGCGGAGCGCGGGCGAGCGGCACGAACGACAAGGCCGGCTCCATCCTCAACCTCATCCGCTGGATCTCGCCGCGCACCATCAAGGAGACGTTCTCTCCCCCCCGCGCGTTCGAGTACCCGTTCATGAACGAGAAGTAAGGTCTTCCATCTTCGGAAGATGCACGAAGCGCCCGCAGCCGGTGAGCCGCGGGCGCTTCGTCGTTCTCGGGAGATGCGATCCATCAGACGAGCATCCACTACCCCGCTCCACCTCCCGGCGAACTCAACCCGCCGAGTCGCACATGTCGTTGTAGGGGTGCGATTTATCGCATCCGCTCCTTGCCACATGCGACGCAGGACCGTCGCCCAAACGGTATTTATCCCAAGCGTTTCCGCAGATACGACGCTGGGGACGGGGCTGCGCACCGCGGCATCTCGGCGGATGGGCGGCAGAGGCACGCATCCGCCGAAATCCGTAAGCCGTTGCAGTGCAATGAAGTGCGCGATTACAGACAGATCCGCGGATGACCGCGCGTCGAAATCCACCCAACGGAACTCGCCGCATCCATGTACCTCTTGCCGACGCGGACGGCACACGGGCCGCCGCGAGGCTCCTCCAGCATCGAACACTCTACGCGAGGTTCAACGATGAAACGCTCCGTCCTCCTCACCGGCGCCGCGGCGGCGGTCCTGGCCCTGGCCGCCTGCAACGGCGACGCGACGTCCGCCGCTGCGAACAGCTCGCTCTCGAACGACGAGGCGCAGGCGCTGGCTTCCAGCATGGCCGCCAGCACGGGCGACGCGCTGGCCGAGTCGTTCGGCGGCTGGGGCACCTTCGACCGCCTCCCCGCCGCGGGCTCGGTGGAGGTCGCGGCCGCGACGGTCACGCGCACCGAGACGTTCTCGCGCACACGCTCGTGCCCGGCCGGCGGCACCGTGACCGTGGCCGGCACCCGCAGCGGCACCGCCGACGCGGCGACGAAGACCGGGAGCTGGACGGAGACGGCCACGCGAACCGACGCAGCCTGCGCGCACACGGTGCGGACCGGCGTGACGGTGACGGTGAACGGCGCGCCGAACGTCGCCATCACGTCGTCGCACTCGCGCACCAACGGCACGCCGGGCACGTGGACGCACACCGAGAAGGGCGCGTTCGACTGGAGCCGCAGCAACGGCAAGAGCGGCCACTGCACCGTGGACGTGACCTCCACCTACGACCCGGCGGCGAAGACTTACCACACCAAGGGCACCATCTGCAACGTGACGTTCGACAAGACGATCACGCACGACACGCCCTGAAGCTCGGCGGCGCACGACACGGCAGCGGCCCGCGGGAGTCTCCCCGCGGGCCGCTCGTCTTTCCAGTACCTTTCTGCTTCGGCCCGCACTCAGGCGTCCGGCACGTCGAGTACCCCTTGCGTAGGAACGTACCGGCCGCGCCACATCGAAACAGAGCCGCCGGCTATCGGACGGCGTCGTGAAGCCCTCACGCGCACGTTGTCACCGAACGACGAAGGCCCCGATCGGCGGAAGCCCCTTCCTTCGGTCCAGAACTCCAGCGGTCCATCAGCCTTTCGCCTCGGGAACGCCGAGCGTGCGGCAGATCTTCCGCGCGAGCAGGTTGGAAATCTCCACATGACGGGGCACCGCTTCTACCGCACCCGTCGCAGGGTTGCACCAGAGGGAGTGCGCGGCACCCTCGCGCTTGAGAAAACAGCCGTGAAAGCGAAGATGCCGGAGCAACGCGCCCCGTTTCACCCGACGGTCACCGTCTCCCGCACCGCGTCGGCCGGAAGCCCGCGGAGGACATCATCCCGACGGTCCTCCAGGATCAGCTCGATGGCGGCGGACAGGCTGTCCAGTGCCTCCTCCTTCGTGGTTCCCTGGCCGTTCGCACCCGGAATCTCAGGGCAGTAGGCGACATGCCACTCGCCGTCCCTCTCCAGGATAGCCGTAAACTCGTTCTTCATCACGCCTCCGAGCTAGGGTTCCCCGCCATTACCCGGCGACCCGTCCCAAGTGCCTGCGAACACGCTACACCGCCGTCAGCCGCGTCTCCGCCACCAGGTGGCCGGTGCGTTCCTGGATGGATTTGACCTCACGGGTGCGGCTGCGAAGGGCGCTGATCGCGTCGGCGGCGGCGGAGGCGGCGGACATGGTGGTGATGTACGGCACGCCGTGGGTGATGGCCGCGCGGCGCGTGGCGAAGTCATCGAACTGGCTCTTCTTGCCCAGCGGCGTGTTGATGAGCAGCGCGACCTCGCCGCTGATGATCGCATCGGCCATGTCAGGCCGCGCCTCGCCCACCTTGAAGATGCGCTCGCAGGCCACGCCGCGGGAGCGCAGGTACTTCGCGGTGCCCTCGGTGGCCAGGATGCGGAAGCCCATGTCGTGCAGGCGGCGCACGATGGGCGTGGCCGTGGGCTTGTCGGAGTCGTTCACGGTCACGATGACGTTGCCGCCCAGCGGCAGCTCCATCCCGGCGGAGATCTGCGCCTTGGCGAACGCCATCCCGAACGAGTCGTCGAAACCCATCGCCTCGCCGGTGGAGCGCATCTCCGGTCCGAGGATCGGGTCCACCTCGGGCAGCTTGTTGAACGGGAAGACTGCCTCCTTCACCGCCACGCCGCCCACGGGGATCTCGTCCGGCAGCCGGAAGTCCGCCAGCTTCTCGCCCACCATCAGCCGGGCGGCGATGCGGGCGAGCTGCACGCCGGTCGCCTTGGAGACGAACGGCACCGTGCGCGACGCGCGGGGGTTCACCTCCAGGACGTAGACCGTGCCGTCCAGGATGGCGTACTGCACGTTGATGAGCCCGATGACGCCCAGCTCAAGCGCGAAGCGGCGGGTGTGCTCGCGCATCTCCTGTATCTGCCGGTCGCCCAGCATGTACGGCGGCAGCACGCAGGCCGAGTCACCGGAGTGCACCCCCGCCTCCTCGATGTGCTGCATCACCCCGCCGATCACCACCGTCTCGCCGTCGCAGAGCGCGTCCACGTCGGCCTCGAACGCATCTTCCAGGAAGCGGTCGATCAGCACCGGCCGCTCGTGCGAGACGCGAACCGCGCGCTCGAAGTAGTCGCGCAGCCCCGCCTCGTCGTACACGATCTCCATCCCCCGCCCGCCGAGGACGTACGACGGACGGAGGAGGGCCGGGTAGCCCACACGCGCCGCGATCTCGGCCGCCTGGTCCACGCTGGTCGCCAGCCCGTTCGGCGGCTGCTTCACGCCCAGGCGGCGCGCCAGCTCCTCGAAACGCTCGCGGTCCTCCGCGCGGTCGATGGAGTCCACCGGCGTGCCGAGGATGGGGATGCCCAGCCGGTCCAGCTCCCACGCCAACTTGAGCGGCGTCTGCCCGCCGAGCTGCACGACCACGCCGATGGGGTCCTCCAGGCGCACGATCTCCAGCACGTCCTCCAGCGTCAGCGGCTCGAAGTACAGCTTGTCCGAGACGTCGAAGTCGGTGGAGTTCGTCTCCGGGTTGGAGTTGACCATGATGGTCTCGAAGCCCGCCTCGCGCAGGGCCAGCGCCGCCTGCACGCAGCAGTAGTCGAACTCCACCCCCTGCCCGATGCGGATGGGGCCGCTGCCCAGGATCACCACCTTGCGCCGGTCAGAGCGGACGGACTCGTTCTCCTCGCCGTAGGTCGAGTAGAGGTACGGCGTGGCGGCCGGGAACTCGCCCGCGCAGGTGTCCACCATGTTGAAGACGGGGTGGATGCCCATTCCCCAGCGCCGCTCGCGCGCCGCATCCTCCGTCTCGCCGCGCAGCTCGGCCATCTGCACGTCACTGAAGCCGAGGCGCTTCATGCGCAGGATGTCCATCGAGTCGATCCCGCTTGCCTCCGCGAACCGCTTCTCGGCCGTCACCAGCTCGCCGAGCTGGGAGACGAACCACGGGTCCACGTGCGTGAGCTCCGAGATCTCCTCGACGCTCCAGCCGGCCTGGATGGCGCGCTTGATCTGGAACGGGCGCTCCGGCGTGGGGCGGCGGAGGGCGTTGCGCAGCGTCGCCGGCTCGTCGTCCTTCAGGCGGTCGTCCACCAGGCGCGTGCCGATCTCCCAGCCGATGCGGCCGATCTCCAACGCGCGGATCGCCTTCTGCCACGCCTGCTTGAACGTGCGGCCGATGGCCATCGACTCGCCCACCGCCTTCATCTGCACGCCCAGCGTGGCATCTGCCGCGGGGAACTTCTCGAAGGCGAAGCGGGGGAACTTCACTACCACGTAGTCCAGCACCGGCTCGAACGATGCGGGCGTGGTCTTGGTGATGGCGTTGGGCAGCTCGTCGAGCGTATAGCCCACGGCCAGCTTCGCGCCGATGCGGGCGATGGGGTAGCCGGTGGCCTTGCTCGCGAGCGCTGAGGAGCGGGAGACGCGGGGGTTCATCTCCACCACCAGCAGCTCGCCGTTGGCGGGGTTCACCGCGAACTGCACGTTGCAGCCGCCCGCCTCCACCCCGATCTCGCGGATGATGGCGATGGCCGCGTCGCGCATCGA
It includes:
- the carB gene encoding carbamoyl-phosphate synthase large subunit, yielding MPKRTDLKSILILGSGPIVIGQAAEFDYSGTQAVRALREEGYRVILVNSNPATIMTDPDLADATYIEPITPEWVERVIEKEKPDAILPTMGGQTALNVALDLHDSGVLARHGVELIGANARAIRMAEDRSEFAKAMRRIGLRLPHGGFARSFEDALRIVEDTGYPAIIRPSFTLGGTGGGIAYNRAEFEEMIRRGLDLSPVHEVLIDRSVIGWKEFELEVMRDHADNVVIICSIENFDAMGVHTGDSVTVAPAQTLTDVEYQSMRDAAIAIIREIGVEAGGCNVQFAVNPANGELLVVEMNPRVSRSSALASKATGYPIARIGAKLAVGYTLDELPNAITKTTPASFEPVLDYVVVKFPRFAFEKFPAADATLGVQMKAVGESMAIGRTFKQAWQKAIRALEIGRIGWEIGTRLVDDRLKDDEPATLRNALRRPTPERPFQIKRAIQAGWSVEEISELTHVDPWFVSQLGELVTAEKRFAEASGIDSMDILRMKRLGFSDVQMAELRGETEDAARERRWGMGIHPVFNMVDTCAGEFPAATPYLYSTYGEENESVRSDRRKVVILGSGPIRIGQGVEFDYCCVQAALALREAGFETIMVNSNPETNSTDFDVSDKLYFEPLTLEDVLEIVRLEDPIGVVVQLGGQTPLKLAWELDRLGIPILGTPVDSIDRAEDRERFEELARRLGVKQPPNGLATSVDQAAEIAARVGYPALLRPSYVLGGRGMEIVYDEAGLRDYFERAVRVSHERPVLIDRFLEDAFEADVDALCDGETVVIGGVMQHIEEAGVHSGDSACVLPPYMLGDRQIQEMREHTRRFALELGVIGLINVQYAILDGTVYVLEVNPRASRTVPFVSKATGVQLARIAARLMVGEKLADFRLPDEIPVGGVAVKEAVFPFNKLPEVDPILGPEMRSTGEAMGFDDSFGMAFAKAQISAGMELPLGGNVIVTVNDSDKPTATPIVRRLHDMGFRILATEGTAKYLRSRGVACERIFKVGEARPDMADAIISGEVALLINTPLGKKSQFDDFATRRAAITHGVPYITTMSAASAAADAISALRSRTREVKSIQERTGHLVAETRLTAV
- the pruA gene encoding L-glutamate gamma-semialdehyde dehydrogenase, which encodes MSSSISRVPAPYNEPVLGYAPGSPERAELKATLARMAGEQIEIPVIVGGKEIRTGNTETVVMPHDHGHVLATWHKAGDAEIRAAIDSSLAAQRDWARWPWEERAAVLLRAAELLATRWRPIMNAATMLGQSKTAHQAEIDAACEMIDFFRFNAHFAQQLYSEQPISSPGVWNRSDHRPLEGFVYAVTPFNFTSIAGNLPTAPALLGNVAIWKPAATAVYSGWHIMKLLEEAGLPPGVINFVPGDPGRISELLLNSRDLAGVHFTGSTAVFQSIWKTVGNRIDTYRSYPRLVGETGGKDFIVAHASADAEALATAIVRGGYEYQGQKCSAASRIYVPDSIWPRVKELTLGMMEKIKVGDPADFRNFMGAVIDRKAYDKITGYIKHAEKADGVEIIAGGKYDDSKGYFIDPTLVQAQDSAYQLMCEEVFGPVVSLHVYPEAKWAETLRIVDETTPYSLTGAVFANDRAAVAEADRELRNAAGNFYINDKPTGAVVGQQPFGGARASGTNDKAGSILNLIRWISPRTIKETFSPPRAFEYPFMNEK
- a CDS encoding type II toxin-antitoxin system HicB family antitoxin codes for the protein MKNEFTAILERDGEWHVAYCPEIPGANGQGTTKEEALDSLSAAIELILEDRRDDVLRGLPADAVRETVTVG